A stretch of Enterobacter cloacae DNA encodes these proteins:
- a CDS encoding peptidase, whose amino-acid sequence MTRATERAYSELQQAFDFYNQRLFNGELPDCLITFQRGKNTMGYFSFRRFVAADGSGTMIDEIALNPEYFPSYPLIEVMQTLVHEQCHMWQFHFGNPSRKTYHNAQWAAKMESIGLMPSSTGHPGGAKVGQKINDYPIPGGRFQLVTLELFQGQFALSWFDRYPVKVEQPKDLSSVIEQWRETLTQAQLSSGSGIDIEAVLSMALLPSVEPQNVDTDVMAGEDAAPVAAFLDRPKNNKCKYQCSGCGVAVWGKAGLNIRCADCDREFGEI is encoded by the coding sequence ATGACCAGAGCCACAGAACGCGCCTACAGCGAGCTACAACAGGCGTTTGATTTTTATAACCAGCGTCTTTTTAACGGCGAACTCCCCGACTGCCTGATCACGTTCCAACGCGGTAAAAACACGATGGGTTACTTCAGCTTCAGGCGGTTTGTCGCTGCTGACGGCAGCGGCACAATGATTGATGAAATTGCCCTGAACCCGGAATACTTCCCGTCTTATCCGTTGATTGAAGTCATGCAGACATTGGTACATGAGCAGTGTCATATGTGGCAGTTTCACTTTGGTAATCCTTCGCGCAAAACGTATCACAATGCGCAATGGGCGGCCAAAATGGAAAGCATCGGGCTTATGCCCTCCTCTACCGGACATCCTGGCGGTGCAAAAGTCGGCCAGAAGATTAACGACTATCCGATCCCCGGTGGCCGCTTCCAGCTTGTCACGCTCGAACTGTTCCAGGGACAGTTTGCACTCAGCTGGTTTGACCGTTATCCGGTCAAAGTCGAACAGCCCAAAGACCTTTCTTCCGTTATCGAGCAATGGCGAGAAACGCTGACACAGGCGCAACTAAGTTCCGGTTCTGGCATCGATATTGAAGCAGTACTCTCGATGGCGCTGCTGCCCTCTGTGGAGCCGCAGAACGTGGATACAGACGTGATGGCCGGGGAGGATGCAGCGCCTGTTGCGGCGTTTTTGGACAGGCCGAAAAATAACAAATGCAAGTATCAGTGTTCCGGCTGTGGTGTCGCCGTGTGGGGGAAAGCGGGGTTGAACATTCGTTGCGCCGATTGTGATCGCGAGTTCGGTGAAATCTGA
- a CDS encoding IS5 family transposase has product MSHQLTFADSEFSTKRRQTRKEIFLSRMEQILPWQNMTAVIEPFYPKAGNGRRPYPLETMLRIHCMQHWYNLSDGAMEDALYEIASMRLFARLSLDSALPDRTTIMNFRHLLEQHQLARQLFKTINRWLAEAGVMMTQGTLVDATIIEAPSSTKNNEQQRDPEMHQTKKGNQWHFGMKAHIGVDAKSGLTHSLVTTAANEHDLNQPGNLLHGEEQFVSADAGYQGAPQREELAEVDVDWLIAERPGRVKTLKQHPRKNKTAINIEYMKASIRARVEHPFRIIKRQFGFVKARYKGLLKNDNQLAMLFTLANLFRVDQMIRQWERSQ; this is encoded by the coding sequence ATGAGCCATCAACTCACCTTCGCCGATAGTGAATTCAGCACTAAGCGCCGTCAGACCCGAAAAGAGATTTTCCTCTCCCGCATGGAGCAGATTCTGCCATGGCAGAATATGACCGCTGTCATCGAGCCGTTTTATCCCAAGGCGGGCAATGGCCGACGGCCCTATCCGCTGGAGACCATGCTGCGTATTCACTGCATGCAGCATTGGTACAACCTGAGCGACGGTGCCATGGAAGATGCCCTGTACGAAATCGCCTCCATGCGCCTGTTTGCCCGATTATCCCTGGATAGCGCCCTGCCGGATCGCACCACCATCATGAATTTCCGCCACCTGCTCGAGCAGCATCAACTGGCCCGTCAATTGTTCAAGACCATCAATCGCTGGCTGGCCGAAGCAGGCGTCATGATGACCCAAGGCACTTTGGTGGATGCCACCATCATTGAGGCACCCAGCTCGACCAAGAACAATGAGCAGCAACGCGATCCGGAGATGCATCAGACCAAGAAAGGCAATCAGTGGCACTTTGGCATGAAGGCCCACATTGGTGTCGATGCCAAGAGTGGCCTGACCCACAGCCTGGTCACCACCGCGGCCAACGAGCATGACCTCAATCAGCCGGGTAATCTGCTTCATGGAGAGGAGCAATTTGTCTCAGCCGATGCCGGCTACCAAGGAGCGCCACAGCGCGAGGAGCTGGCCGAGGTGGATGTGGACTGGCTGATCGCCGAGCGTCCCGGCAGGGTAAAAACCTTGAAGCAGCATCCGCGCAAGAACAAAACGGCCATCAACATCGAATACATGAAAGCCAGCATCCGTGCCAGGGTGGAGCACCCGTTTCGCATCATCAAGCGGCAGTTCGGCTTCGTGAAAGCCAGATACAAGGGGCTGCTGAAAAACGATAACCAACTGGCGATGTTATTCACCCTGGCCAACCTGTTTCGGGTGGACCAAATGATACGTCAGTGGGAGAGATCTCAGTAA
- a CDS encoding glycosyl transferase translates to MKILYIISGLELGGAEKQVVDMCEQLALMGHDIQILSMMGDVELRPKNNDIKIHALDMRKNPVSLLRSLFVSVNIIRRFSPDVLHGHLFHGNIYSRILKLFFPSKPLINTEHSKYIGGGTRHKIYKFTNFNVNVFTNVSSEALKNFTNMKTFPFDKSVCVYNGINSERYVFSESDRKQVRAKYDVADDEYLFLAVGRLVKAKDFSNLLDAFEEVSKSIRCKLIIIGEGEEKDFLLKEIERLNLTGKALLLGAKSNVEKYLSAADTFVLSSAWEGFGLVVAEAMCCKRIVVATDAGGVREVIGHPEFIVPIRDSKQLALKMRDSVLIDEIDRKKITELGYQRIISTFDITKVCQVWEDMYANLTVDKSK, encoded by the coding sequence ATGAAGATTTTATATATCATCAGCGGGTTGGAGCTTGGTGGTGCAGAAAAACAAGTAGTAGATATGTGTGAGCAATTGGCACTTATGGGGCACGACATTCAGATTTTATCTATGATGGGTGATGTTGAGCTAAGACCAAAGAACAATGACATTAAGATACATGCACTTGATATGAGGAAAAATCCAGTATCACTGTTAAGATCTTTATTTGTTAGTGTAAATATTATTAGACGTTTTTCTCCTGATGTTTTGCATGGGCACTTATTTCATGGCAACATTTATTCGAGAATTCTTAAATTGTTTTTCCCATCAAAACCATTGATTAATACGGAACACAGCAAATATATCGGTGGTGGTACAAGGCATAAAATATATAAATTTACTAATTTCAATGTCAATGTGTTTACTAATGTAAGCAGTGAAGCCTTAAAAAACTTCACTAATATGAAGACCTTTCCTTTTGATAAATCTGTATGTGTCTACAATGGAATTAACTCAGAACGGTATGTCTTTTCAGAAAGCGACAGAAAACAAGTTCGAGCTAAATATGACGTAGCGGATGATGAGTATCTGTTTCTTGCTGTTGGGAGGTTAGTTAAGGCAAAAGATTTTTCGAATTTACTGGATGCGTTTGAAGAAGTGTCCAAATCAATACGATGCAAATTGATAATAATTGGTGAAGGAGAGGAAAAAGATTTTCTTTTAAAAGAAATCGAAAGATTAAATTTGACGGGAAAAGCATTATTACTCGGTGCTAAGAGTAATGTGGAGAAATATCTTTCTGCTGCAGACACGTTTGTCTTATCATCCGCTTGGGAAGGATTCGGCTTGGTCGTTGCAGAAGCCATGTGCTGTAAACGCATAGTAGTGGCAACTGATGCGGGTGGTGTCCGTGAGGTCATTGGACATCCTGAATTTATAGTTCCTATTAGGGATAGCAAGCAGCTTGCATTGAAAATGAGGGACTCTGTTCTCATAGATGAAATAGACAGAAAGAAAATAACTGAGTTGGGATATCAACGAATAATTTCAACCTTCGATATTACTAAAGTGTGCCAAGTTTGGGAGGATATGTATGCCAATCTTACAGTTGATAAAAGCAAGTAA
- a CDS encoding amylovoran biosynthesis protein AmsE has translation MSFSVLMSIYKNEKKEYLEECLSSIKNQTLLPDDIVIVIDGPVPEELLNTIKIWCEELPINIVKLIDNVGLGKALNYGLSYCKYDIVFRMDTDDICVEDRFYVQYTFLKNNPEVIVLGGDVQEFGRDKNDLRKIRKMPCLSSDIIKFSKYRNPINHMSVAFRKKEVLDVGAYQHHLFMEDYNLWLRLISKNYPIKNLNQVLVLARVGNEFEKRRRGIEYIKSELKLFMLKKELNVLPLSSNVAVFFMRTVPRILPVFLLKKLYKILRK, from the coding sequence ATGTCATTTTCTGTTTTGATGTCAATATACAAAAATGAGAAAAAAGAATATTTAGAAGAATGTTTGAGTAGCATCAAGAATCAAACTTTATTACCAGATGATATTGTAATTGTTATAGATGGTCCTGTGCCTGAGGAGTTATTAAACACAATTAAAATATGGTGTGAGGAGTTACCAATAAATATTGTGAAGTTAATCGATAATGTCGGGCTTGGTAAAGCCTTGAATTATGGCTTATCATATTGTAAATATGACATAGTCTTCAGAATGGATACAGATGATATATGTGTTGAGGATAGATTCTACGTACAATATACGTTCCTCAAAAATAATCCGGAAGTAATTGTACTTGGTGGAGATGTTCAAGAATTTGGTAGAGATAAAAATGATCTTAGAAAGATAAGAAAAATGCCATGTTTATCTTCAGATATAATTAAATTTTCAAAATATCGAAACCCCATAAATCATATGAGTGTAGCCTTCAGGAAAAAAGAAGTTTTAGATGTAGGGGCATATCAGCACCATTTATTCATGGAGGATTATAATTTATGGCTAAGATTAATTTCAAAAAATTATCCAATTAAGAATCTTAATCAAGTTTTAGTGTTGGCCAGGGTTGGAAACGAATTTGAAAAAAGACGACGAGGAATAGAATATATAAAAAGTGAACTGAAGTTATTCATGCTCAAAAAAGAACTTAATGTATTACCACTTTCTTCAAATGTAGCTGTATTTTTTATGAGAACAGTACCAAGAATACTTCCAGTTTTCCTTTTGAAAAAACTCTATAAAATTTTAAGAAAATAA
- the galF gene encoding UTP--glucose-1-phosphate uridylyltransferase, whose amino-acid sequence MNLKAVIPVAGLGMHMLPATKAIPKEMLPIVDKPMIQYIVDEIVAAGIKEIVLVTHASKNAVENHFDTSYELEALLEQRVKRQLLAEVQSICPPGVTIMNVRQAQPLGLGHSILCARPIIGDNPFVVVLPDIILDGASADPLRYNLAAMVARFNETGRSQVLAKRMPGDLSEYSVIQTKEPLTIEGKVSRIIEFIEKPDQPQTLDSDLMAVGRYVLSADIWAELEKTAPGAWGRIQLTDAIAELAKKQSVDAMLMSGESYDCGKKMGYMQAFVQYGLRNLKEGAKFRDHILSILHS is encoded by the coding sequence ATGAACTTGAAAGCAGTTATCCCGGTAGCCGGATTGGGCATGCACATGCTGCCAGCCACGAAAGCGATTCCCAAAGAAATGCTACCGATTGTAGACAAGCCGATGATTCAGTATATCGTCGACGAAATCGTCGCCGCGGGTATCAAAGAGATTGTTCTCGTAACACATGCATCAAAGAATGCCGTGGAAAACCACTTCGACACCTCCTATGAACTGGAAGCTCTTCTGGAGCAACGCGTTAAGCGTCAGTTGCTGGCGGAAGTTCAGTCCATTTGCCCACCGGGCGTAACCATCATGAACGTGCGTCAGGCACAGCCGCTGGGCTTGGGCCACTCAATTCTTTGCGCGCGACCGATCATTGGCGATAACCCGTTTGTGGTTGTTCTTCCGGATATTATTCTTGATGGCGCATCCGCCGATCCGCTGCGTTATAATCTTGCTGCGATGGTGGCACGTTTCAACGAAACGGGCCGCAGCCAGGTGTTGGCGAAACGTATGCCTGGTGATCTTTCTGAGTACTCTGTTATTCAGACCAAAGAGCCGCTGACCATAGAAGGCAAAGTGAGCCGCATCATCGAGTTCATTGAAAAACCAGACCAACCGCAAACCCTTGATTCCGATCTGATGGCAGTAGGGCGCTATGTGCTTTCCGCTGATATCTGGGCCGAACTGGAAAAAACTGCGCCGGGAGCCTGGGGGCGTATTCAACTGACGGATGCTATTGCCGAGCTGGCGAAGAAACAGTCCGTTGACGCGATGCTGATGAGTGGTGAGAGCTACGACTGCGGTAAGAAAATGGGGTATATGCAGGCGTTTGTACAGTACGGGCTGAGAAATTTGAAGGAAGGGGCGAAGTTTAGAGATCATATTTTATCAATCCTTCACTCATAG
- the cpsY gene encoding glycosyl transferase — translation MSENSIDVVMLWVDGSDKEWIKQYNKYAPANMKKMSNRYRDWDTIRYVLRGIEYFMPWVRKIHFVTCGQRPKWMVEKHEKLNFVSHFDIFDNTECLPVFNSSAIELNIHRIPELADTFIYFNDDMLVLKPTNQERFFKHGLPVDFLLQTIPRRGIVYEKIRKPDSWSSMINNCVDLVNIHYKKQTLLKNNKTLYYSKAYPIKANIFNFLLQHMSQKYFAFKHYHHPQPYLRKNLLETERIFKKEFDNTFCSRFRSKKNLSQAIFRYAHLAQGNFYPGYFNDHSCVNVSDEDSAKICIKAIKTKRFVCVNDELKGHESDAQLIKSIMSVVDNILPQKSSFEI, via the coding sequence ATGTCAGAAAATAGTATTGATGTTGTAATGTTGTGGGTAGATGGTTCTGATAAAGAATGGATAAAACAATATAATAAATATGCCCCTGCAAATATGAAAAAAATGTCGAATAGATATCGCGATTGGGATACAATACGATATGTCTTAAGAGGTATCGAATATTTCATGCCATGGGTGCGAAAGATACATTTTGTTACTTGTGGCCAAAGGCCAAAGTGGATGGTTGAAAAACACGAGAAACTGAATTTTGTCTCCCACTTCGATATTTTTGATAATACTGAATGTCTACCTGTTTTCAATTCGAGCGCTATAGAATTGAATATACACCGAATTCCAGAACTTGCTGATACCTTTATTTATTTTAATGATGACATGTTAGTTTTAAAGCCTACTAATCAGGAGCGTTTCTTTAAGCATGGATTACCTGTCGATTTTCTTCTACAGACCATTCCACGCAGAGGTATTGTTTATGAAAAAATTAGAAAACCTGACTCTTGGAGTTCAATGATAAATAATTGCGTCGATCTAGTAAATATCCATTATAAAAAACAAACACTTCTTAAAAACAATAAAACTTTATACTATTCAAAAGCATATCCTATCAAGGCTAATATCTTTAATTTTTTACTTCAGCATATGAGCCAGAAATATTTTGCCTTTAAGCACTATCATCATCCTCAACCTTATTTAAGAAAAAATTTATTAGAGACTGAGCGAATTTTTAAAAAGGAATTTGATAATACTTTTTGCTCTCGGTTTAGAAGTAAGAAAAATTTATCACAAGCGATATTTAGGTACGCGCATTTAGCCCAAGGAAACTTTTATCCAGGTTATTTTAACGATCATTCCTGTGTTAATGTATCGGATGAGGATAGCGCTAAAATATGTATAAAAGCAATAAAAACAAAACGATTTGTTTGTGTTAATGATGAATTGAAAGGCCATGAAAGTGATGCACAATTAATTAAATCCATAATGAGCGTCGTTGATAATATCTTACCACAAAAATCCTCTTTTGAAATTTAA
- a CDS encoding sugar transporter, producing the protein MRTKKALKNIKTDLPITVLILILGFITRTVFIQHMGGDMTGLMLLFTQLISYLNLAELGVGVAAASILYTPLAEGDEYKTARIYYALKRIYIYVAGIVIVLGCMVSIFLFLYVDSVRIIPHAFWYWAMFVINTALTYGYAANSTYLIADQNYADARKIQGGGRILSITLQIVCISTTSNFFFYLLIDSVLNILLIIFFNIKVKKVYAHLNVNKYNPSGLNDSKEIKKTLYRKIKQISFHKIGGVLVTGTDYIIISKYLNLISVTIYASYMMVFQVVTLCVSVLSNSLTAGVGNYLKSKSTEQFYELCRSLYMLFGMLLSIVIPCFYFLIDDFIINWIGREYIVPETVLCLMLFNVFVSIFRVPCDIIKNASGFFGDIHLPIIEGVINLVASLILAKFFGLAGVIIGTIISNIIVILILRPLYLFGKLFGAANNSLRILSMLYSGPILFSVLSISLSFIVVNVFSLNYEVHGWTEWMLKTLFIAFIISVITMMCFIINKTHRDFLVKLSNTLYRSKINFPRGMK; encoded by the coding sequence ATGAGAACAAAAAAAGCATTAAAAAATATAAAAACAGATTTACCTATTACTGTATTGATCCTTATCTTGGGTTTTATTACTCGAACTGTTTTTATACAGCATATGGGCGGAGATATGACAGGGCTAATGCTCTTGTTTACTCAATTAATCTCATATTTGAATTTAGCTGAGTTAGGAGTAGGAGTGGCTGCAGCAAGTATTCTTTATACTCCACTTGCTGAAGGAGATGAATATAAAACAGCAAGGATATATTACGCTCTAAAGCGTATTTACATTTACGTTGCGGGTATTGTAATTGTCCTTGGATGCATGGTATCAATATTTCTATTCTTATATGTTGACAGTGTTAGGATTATTCCTCATGCGTTCTGGTATTGGGCAATGTTTGTTATAAACACTGCATTGACTTATGGTTATGCTGCTAATTCAACATATTTAATCGCGGATCAAAATTATGCCGATGCAAGGAAAATACAGGGGGGAGGTCGAATACTATCGATCACGTTGCAGATTGTGTGTATATCTACAACGTCAAATTTTTTCTTTTATTTGTTGATTGACTCTGTTTTAAATATATTGCTAATAATTTTCTTTAATATAAAGGTAAAAAAGGTTTATGCTCACCTTAATGTTAATAAATATAATCCAAGCGGTCTAAACGATTCTAAAGAAATAAAAAAAACGTTGTATAGAAAAATAAAGCAGATTTCATTTCATAAAATTGGTGGAGTACTCGTTACTGGTACAGATTACATAATTATATCTAAATATCTTAATTTGATTAGTGTTACGATTTATGCTAGTTATATGATGGTGTTCCAGGTTGTCACTTTATGCGTAAGTGTACTTTCGAACTCATTAACAGCTGGTGTAGGGAACTATTTAAAGAGTAAATCAACAGAACAATTCTACGAACTATGTCGTTCACTATATATGTTGTTTGGCATGTTACTTTCTATTGTCATACCTTGTTTTTATTTTCTGATTGACGACTTTATAATTAACTGGATTGGTCGTGAATATATAGTTCCGGAAACTGTTTTATGTTTAATGTTGTTTAATGTTTTTGTGAGTATATTTAGAGTCCCTTGTGATATTATTAAAAATGCGAGTGGGTTTTTTGGCGATATACACCTTCCAATTATTGAAGGGGTAATTAATTTAGTAGCATCTCTAATACTGGCTAAGTTCTTTGGATTAGCAGGTGTAATAATTGGAACGATTATTTCAAATATCATAGTGATACTGATACTCAGGCCATTGTATTTGTTTGGAAAATTATTTGGTGCAGCTAATAACTCATTGAGAATACTTAGTATGCTATATTCTGGGCCTATATTATTTTCGGTTTTGTCTATTTCTCTATCATTCATAGTTGTAAATGTTTTCAGTCTTAATTACGAAGTTCATGGCTGGACAGAGTGGATGCTAAAGACCCTTTTTATTGCTTTCATCATATCAGTAATTACAATGATGTGTTTTATAATCAATAAAACGCATCGAGATTTTTTAGTCAAACTTAGCAATACTTTATATCGCTCAAAAATTAATTTTCCAAGAGGAATGAAGTGA
- a CDS encoding IS6 family transposase yields MNPFKGRHFQRDIILWAVRWYCKYGISYRELQEMLAERGVNVDHSTIYRWVQRYAPEMEKRLRWYWRNPSDLCPWHMDETYVKVNGRWAYLYRAVDSRGRTVDFYLSSRRNSKAAYRFLGKILNNVKKWQIPRFINTDKAPAYGRALALLKREGRCPSDVEHRQIKYRNNVIECDHGKLKRIIGATLGFKSMKTAYATIKGIEVMRALRKGQASAFYYGDPLGEMRLVSRVFEM; encoded by the coding sequence ATGAACCCATTCAAAGGCCGGCATTTTCAGCGTGACATCATTCTGTGGGCCGTACGCTGGTACTGCAAATACGGCATCAGTTACCGTGAGCTGCAGGAGATGCTGGCTGAACGCGGAGTGAATGTCGATCACTCCACGATTTACCGCTGGGTTCAGCGTTATGCGCCTGAAATGGAAAAACGGCTGCGCTGGTACTGGCGTAACCCTTCCGATCTTTGCCCGTGGCACATGGATGAAACCTACGTGAAGGTCAATGGCCGCTGGGCGTATCTGTACCGGGCCGTCGACAGCCGGGGCCGCACTGTCGATTTTTATCTCTCCTCCCGTCGTAACAGCAAAGCTGCATACCGGTTTCTGGGTAAAATCCTCAACAACGTGAAGAAGTGGCAGATCCCGCGATTCATCAACACGGATAAAGCGCCCGCCTATGGTCGCGCGCTTGCTCTGCTCAAACGCGAAGGCCGGTGCCCGTCTGACGTTGAACACCGACAGATTAAGTACCGGAACAACGTGATTGAATGCGATCATGGCAAACTGAAACGGATAATCGGCGCCACGCTGGGATTTAAATCCATGAAGACGGCTTACGCCACCATCAAAGGTATTGAGGTGATGCGTGCACTACGCAAAGGCCAGGCCTCAGCATTTTATTATGGTGATCCCCTGGGCGAAATGCGCCTGGTAAGCAGAGTTTTTGAAATGTAA
- a CDS encoding IS5 family transposase: MSHQLTFADSEFSTKRRQTRKEIFLSHMEQILPWQNMTAVIEPFYPKAGNGRRPYPLETMLRIHCMQHWYNLSDGAMEDALYEIASMRLFARLSLDSALPYRTTIMNFRHLLEQHQLARQLFKTINRWLAEAGVMMTQGTLVDATIIEAPSSTKNKEQQRDPEMHQTKKGNQWHFGMKAHIGVDAKSGLTHSLVTTAANEHDLNQPGNLLHGEEQFVSADAGYQGAPQREELAEVDVDWLIAERPGKVKTLKQHPRKNKTAINIEYMKASIRARVEHPFRIIKRQFGFVKARYKGLLKNDNQLAILFTLANLFRVDQMIRQWERSQ; encoded by the coding sequence ATGAGCCATCAACTCACCTTCGCCGATAGTGAATTCAGCACTAAGCGCCGTCAGACCCGAAAAGAGATTTTCCTCTCCCACATGGAGCAGATTCTGCCATGGCAGAATATGACCGCTGTCATCGAGCCGTTTTATCCCAAGGCGGGCAATGGCCGACGGCCCTATCCGCTGGAGACCATGCTGCGTATTCACTGCATGCAGCATTGGTACAACCTGAGCGACGGTGCCATGGAAGATGCCCTGTACGAAATCGCCTCCATGCGCCTGTTTGCCCGATTATCCCTGGATAGCGCCCTGCCGTATCGCACCACCATCATGAATTTCCGCCACCTGCTCGAGCAGCATCAACTGGCCCGCCAATTGTTCAAGACCATCAATCGCTGGCTGGCCGAAGCAGGCGTCATGATGACCCAAGGCACTTTGGTGGATGCCACCATCATTGAGGCACCCAGCTCTACCAAGAACAAAGAGCAGCAACGCGATCCGGAGATGCATCAGACCAAGAAAGGCAATCAGTGGCACTTTGGCATGAAGGCCCACATTGGTGTCGATGCCAAGAGTGGCCTGACCCACAGCCTGGTCACCACCGCGGCCAACGAGCATGACCTCAATCAGCCGGGTAATCTGCTTCATGGAGAGGAGCAATTTGTCTCAGCCGATGCCGGCTACCAAGGAGCGCCACAGCGCGAGGAGCTGGCCGAGGTGGATGTGGACTGGCTGATCGCCGAGCGTCCCGGCAAGGTAAAAACCTTGAAGCAGCATCCGCGCAAGAACAAAACGGCCATCAACATCGAATACATGAAAGCCAGCATCCGTGCCAGGGTGGAGCACCCGTTTCGCATCATCAAGCGGCAGTTCGGCTTCGTGAAAGCCAGATACAAGGGGCTGCTGAAAAACGATAACCAACTGGCGATATTATTCACCCTGGCCAACCTGTTTCGGGTGGACCAAATGATACGTCAGTGGGAGAGATCTCAGTAA